Proteins from a genomic interval of Zingiber officinale cultivar Zhangliang chromosome 1B, Zo_v1.1, whole genome shotgun sequence:
- the LOC121975844 gene encoding glucan endo-1,3-beta-glucosidase 1-like: protein MGSNPYPLFLFLLIHYFLAVGAAAGSRSAKAPFVGVNIGTDLSNLLSPADIAAFLKAQQIQHVRLYDADSGILSALAGAGVSVALGVPNDQLIALGSSNASAAAWVARHILPFDPDTPISAVAVGDEVPTAVPNALPALLPALRSLSAALAAANLSSIPVSTPLPFSVILDPFPPSQAYFNQTLASAFLLPLLQFLNDTGAPLMLNLYPYYAFMQSRGAVPLDNALFRPLAPALEEVDPNTLLHYTNVLDAMVDAAYVSMRNLNFSTVPVLITETGWPHNGARRDEPHATPDLASTYNSNLIRHVFGRTGTPMRPEATPSVYIYELFDEDLRPGPVSEASWGLFYGNGTAVYLLRSTGAGGFLANDTTDRTYCMAAEGADQRSLQAALDWACGPGRANCSDLQPGESCYLPNDVRDHASYAFDSYYQSQSKAAGSCYFQGIAMITTTDPSHGNCIFPGSKQMNMTSEGSNATETSKAGIPPRLRLTEQNNNIVFMILNMILVVSVSTMRL, encoded by the exons ATGGGATCAAATCCCTACCcacttttcctcttcctcctcatccattATTTTCTTGCAG TTGGAGCGGCCGCTGGTAGCCGATCCGCGAAGGCGCCGTTCGTCGGCGTGAACATCGGCACCGACCTGTCGAATCTTCTCTCCCCAGCTGACATCGCGGCCTTCCTGAAAGCGCAGCAGATCCAGCACGTTCGCCTCTACGACGCCGACTCTGGCATCCTCTCCGCCCTGGCGGGCGCTGGCGTCTCCGTCGCCCTCGGTGTGCCCAACGACCAGCTCATCGCTCTCGGCTCATCCAACGCCAGCGCCGCCGCCTGGGTCGCCCGCCACATCCTCCCCTTCGACCCGGATACCCCAATCTCGGCCGTGGCTGTGGGGGACGAGGTTCCCACGGCGGTCCCAAACGCCCTCCCGGCCCTCCTACCTGCACTCCGCTCCCTCTCCGCAGCCCTCGCCGCCGCTAATCTCTCCTCCATCCCGGTCTCCACTCCGCTGCCGTTCTCCGTCATCCTCGATCCCTTTCCCCCCTCGCAAGCTTACTTCAACCAGACGCTGGCCTCCGCCTTCCTGCTCCCGCTCCTCCAATTCCTGAACGATACCGGCGCACCGCTCATGCTCAACCTCTACCCTTACTACGCCTTTATGCAGAGCCGCGGCGCCGTGCCCCTGGACAACGCCCTGTTCCGGCCCCTGGCGCCGGCCCTCGAGGAGGTCGACCCCAACACGCTTCTCCACTACACCAACGTCCTCGACGCCATGGTCGACGCCGCCTACGTCTCGATGCGCAATCTCAACTTCAGCACCGTGCCTGTGCTCATCACTGAAACAGGGTGGCCACACAACGGCGCCCGCCGGGACGAGCCCCACGCCACGCCGGACCTGGCGAGCACCTACAACTCCAACCTCATACGCCACGTGTTCGGTCGCACAGGCACACCGATGCGGCCGGAGGCCACACCTAGCGTCTATATCTACGAGCTATTCGACGAAGACCTGCGCCCAGGGCCGGTGTCAGAGGCGAGCTGGGGGCTGTTTTACGGGAACGGAACGGCGGTGTACCTGCTTCGGTCGACGGGAGCAGGGGGCTTCCTGGCGAACGACACGACGGATCGGACATACTGCATGGCGGCGGAGGGGGCGGACCAGCGATCGCTGCAGGCGGCGCTGGACTGGGCGTGCGGCCCGGGTCGGGCCAACTGCTCGGACTTGCAGCCTGGGGAAAGCTGCTACCTGCCAAACGACGTTAGGGACCACGCTTCCTACGCCTTTGACAGCTACTATCAATCGCAGAGCAAGGCCGCCGGATCCTGCTACTTCCAAGGCATCGCCATGATCACCACCACCGACCCGA GTCATGGAAATTGTATCTTTCCTGGAAG CAAGCAGATGAACATGACAAGCGAAGGCAGTAATGCTACGGAAACCAGCAAAGCAGGTATACCTCCCAGATTGAGACTAACAGAGCAGAATAACAACATTGTTTTCATGATCTTGAACATGATTTTGGTGGTTTCTGTCTCAACCATGAGGCTTTAG